DNA from Amorphoplanes friuliensis DSM 7358:
CGATGTCCGGCGGTCAACATCATGTCGCCGGGCCTGGCCGTATCCCCGAGGAGCCCTGATGTCCGCCCACGCGCGCCTGGTGGTGAGCGCACCCTCGTCGGGACACGGGAAGACCGCGATCGCGGTCGGACTGCTCGCCGCCTGCAATGCGCGGGGTGTGCCGGCCGCCGGTTTCAAAGTCGGCCCCGATCACACCGACGCTGCCTACCTCGGCCTGGCCGCGGGCCGTCCGGGCCGCAACCTCGACCCGCGCCTGGTCGGCGCGCAGCGCATCGCTCCACTCTTCGCCCACGGCGCGGCCGGATCGCAGGTCGCGGTCATCGAAGGCGCCATGGGCCTGTTCGACAGCCTGACCGGACAACCCGAGATCGACGGTACGGCCGCAGTGGCCGCAGCCCTCCGCGCCCCGGTGGTCCTCGTCGTCGACGTGGCCGCGATGGGGCATTCGCTGGCGGCGCTCGTGCACGGCTTCCGGATGTTCGACGAGATGGTGCACCTCGGCGGCGTCATCCTGAACCGTGTCGCCTCGCCCCGCCACGAGGAGATGCTCCGGACCGCCCTCGACGACATCGGCATGCCGGTGCTGGGCGCCCTCCGCCGGGGTGATCTGCCGGCTGTTCTGCCTGCTCGCGCCCAGGGTCCCGTCCCGGTCGCGCATCGCACCGTCGAGGCCGTCCGCGCTGTCCGCCGCCTCGGCGAGGCCGTTGCGAGCTCCCTCGACATCGACCGGGTGCTAGCCCTCGCCGAGGGTGCGCCGCCCCTGCCGGGCCAGGCCTGGTCGCCGCTGGACGCGCTCGCCGAGGCGTCCGGGGAGCCGCCGGTGCCGCCCGAGAACCGCCCGGTGATTGCGCTGGCCGGTGGGCCCGGCGCCCCTTACACGTACGTGGAAACGGTTGAGCTTCTGACCGCCGCCGGCGCTGAGGTCGCGATCGTCGACCCGCTGCGCGACGAGACCCTCCCGGCCGGTACGCGGGCACTGATGATCGGCGCCGCACTGCCCGAGGGGTACGCGGAGGAGCTCTCGGCGAACCGCCGCCTGTGCGCCGCGGTGTCCCAGCTCGCCCACGAGGGTCGCCCGATCATCGCCGAGGGTGTGGGCCTGCCCTGGCTGGGACGCGACTTCGACGGCCGGCCGATGTGCGGTGTGCTCGACGCGTCCGCGCAGACGGCCGCGCAGACGATCGCCGGCTATCGGGAAGCGACCGCCCCGGCGACGTCGCCGCTGGCCCCGGCCGGTGCACGGATCACGGGTTACAAGCAGCACCGCGCCATCGTCACCCCCCGTGCTGGTCAGGTGCCGGCCTGGACCTGGTCAGGCGGCAACCCGGAGGGTTTCGTCTGGCGGCAGGTTCACGCCTCGCAGCTCGGCCTGCACTGGGCGGGCGCACCGGAGATCGCCCGGCGGCTCGTCGCGGCAGCGCTCGCGCCCCTCCCGGGAGCGGCGCCGAGAGCGGCCGCGACAGGAGCGGCGGCGCCGAGGGCGGTCGCGTCGGCAGCGTCAGCGCCGCGAGTGGTCGCGCCGGGAGCAGCGGTGTCGAGCGCAGTGGCGCAGGGAACCGTGACGCTGGGAACGGTGACGCCGGCAGCGGTGACGCCGCCCGACGACGACCCGGGCGAGCAGACTCTCTCCCTCTCCGCGATCACGCCTCCGTCCGCCTGACGCTCCCGGCAATTGTCGGACCCCACCCGTACGGTGAGGGGGTTCGCAAGGAAGGGAGCACCACCGTGGCCGATCGAGTCCCCCTGGATTTTGCCCCGCCGGTCCGTCAGGTCTCGTCGCTGTTGCTGGGCGTCACCGACGAGCACCTGAGCAGGCCGACACCCTGTCCCGACTGGAAGGTCGGTGACCTGCTCGACCACCTGATCGGCCTCGGCTGGGCGTTCACACAGACGGCCAGGAAGGCGGATCCGCCCGAGGCCGACGGCCCGCCACCGGAGCCGTCGGCGGCCAACCTCTCGCCCGACTGGCGCAGCCGGCTCCCGATGGTTCTCGAAGAGCTGGTTCTGGCCTGGCAGGACCCCGCGGCCTGGGAGGGCACGGCCAAGGCGGGCGGTGTCACGATGCCGGCGGCCGCGATGGGTCTCGTCGCGGTCAACGAGGTGACCATGCACGGCTGGGATCTCGCCCGGGCGACCGGTCAGGAGTATGCGACGGATCCCCGGATCCTGGAGCAGCTGATCGAGTTCCTGTCGCAGGGCCCCAAGGAGGGCTCGCCGGGCCTGTTCGGACCGGTCGTGGAGATCGGCGACGAGGCCGACCTCCTGGACCAAGCGGTCAGCCTGGCCGGCCGCGATCCGAACTGGCGCCCCTAGACGCCCACAACCCCGGGCCGGCCGCGACCCGGACCGGAACCCTGGGCGGCCATGATCCGGCGCCCCTGAGCGGCCGGCCAGCCCCAGCTCAGTCGCCGTAGACCATTTCCTTCGGCGGGGGGTTGAACTTCGCCTTGGGCTTGCCCTTCAGCGCGTCCTTGAGCGTCTCGGCGACCGTGAACTTGGAGATCGTGCCGCGGCTGGTGCCGACGGTGTTCTCCGGGTTGTCGGGGTCCGCGACAAAGGCCGCCGCGGCCAGCTGCGGTGTGAATCCACAGAACCACGCGCTGCGGTTGCTGTCGGTCGTTCCGCTCTTGCCGGCGACCGGCCGGTTCAGCACCGCGTGGACCATCGGTGAGGTCTCCCAGCCGCCGCAGCTGCCCTTCGACGCGCCGTAACCGGTGACGCAGCGGGCCGCGTCGGTGGCGGCCTGGGCGACCTCCGGGCGCAGGGCCTGGTGGCAGCGGGGACCGGCGACCTTCTTGCCCTTGAACTCGAGGGATTCGCCGTCACGGGTGTTGATCATGCGGACGGGGATCGGCTCGCAGTACTTGCCCTCGGCGCCGAGGGTGGCGAAGACGTTGGCCATCTCGATCGGGGTGGCGTCGCTGACCCCGAGCGTGAAGGCGCCCCAGCCGTCGGCGTGGTCGGGGCCGGCGAGGGTGCGGTCGATCTCCGTACGCCACTTCAGGCCGAGCTTCTCCGCCATGCGGACGGCCTTCTCGGCGCCGACCTTCTGCTCGAGCTGCACGAAGTACGTGTTCACCGACTTGCCGAAGCCGCTCCACATGGTCTGGCGGCCGCTCATCGAGGCGCTGGAGTTCTTCGGGCACCAGTGCACACCGCAGGTCGCCGGGCCGGGCGCGGTGATGTATTTCGAGACGTAGCGCTGCGGCGCGTTGAAGGCCGTGTCGAGTGGCATGCCCTCCTCCAGGGCGGCCAGCATCGTGAAGATCTTGAAGGTCGAGCCGGCCTGGTAACCCGCCATGTCACCCCCGCCGAGCAGCGGGTTCACGGTGTTCGGGTAGTTGCCCTTGAAGTCGTCACGCTTGCGGCGGTCGCTGTGCTCGCCGTTCTTCTTCTGGTTCAGCGAGTACTTGCGGTTGACGGCCATCGCCTTGATGCGGCCGGTGCCCGGCTCGATGACAACCTCGCCGTGGGCGTAGACGCTCTTCTTCTTCTCTTTGTCGAGGATGTGCTTCATCGCCGAACCCTGGATCTTCGGGTCGATGGTGGTGACGACCTTGTAACCGCCGCGGCGGAGGTTCTCCATGCGCTCCTGGGACGTCTTGCCGAACGCCGGCTGCTCCATCCACCAGTTGCGCAGGTAGTCGCAGAAGAAGCCCCAGTCGTTGCGCTTCTTCGGTACGGACACACAGTCGTTCGGCGGGGTGGTCAGCTTCAGCTTGATCTTCGACTTCTTGGCCGGCGCCGCCTGTGCCGGGGTGATCGATCCGATCTTCAGCATCTGGTCGATGACGTAGTTCCGGCGCTCGGTCGCCGCCGACTGGTCGTTCGTCGCCGGGTCGTACGCGGACGGTGCTTTGACCAGGCCCGCGAGCAGCGCCGCCTCGGTCAGCGACAGGTCCTTCGGCTTCTTGGAGAAGAACACCTCGGCGGCGGCGAAGATCCCGTACGCGCGGTGCCCGAAGTACGCGGAGTTGAGGTAGCGCTCGAGGATCTCGTCCTTGGAGATGCGTTTCTCCAGTTCGATCGCCAGCCGCATCTCGCGCAGTTTGCGGGCGGTGGTCTGCTCGGTCGCCTCGAGGGCCTGCTTCGGGGTCCGGGCGCCGTCGCGCAGCGCCATCCGGACGTACTGCATCGTCAGCGTCGAGGCGCCCTGGGAGACGCCGCCGGCCTGCTGGTTCGCGACGAACGCGCGGGCCACACCCTTGGCGTCGACGCCGTTGTGCTCGTAGAACCGGGTGTCCTCGGACGCCACGATCGCCTTGATGATGTACGGCGACATCTCGCCGATGCCGGTCGGCTTGCGGTGCTCCTCGTAGAAGGTCGTGAGCAGCGTCTTGCCGTCGTTCGCGTAGACGTAGGTGGTCTGGGCCGAGGGCACCTCGATGAGTTCCTCGGGCATGCTCTGCAGCGCGTCGGCGCCGCTCTTCGCGCCGGCGCCGGCCAGCGCCACCAGCGGGAAGACCAGTCCGGCGACCACGATCCCCGCGATCAGCCCGGCCCGGACGAGGGGGGCGATCCGTCCAGCTTTGGCGAGTCCGGTCTTCGTCACCCTTCGAAGGTATGACAAAACTGCTCATGTCCTGACGGAACGGCTGAAGTATTCGAGCGGATCACGTCCGGCATGCTGGGCGCTGTGACCCCTTCCGTGGACCTTCATCCTCACGGTGACGCCCACCGGAAAACGCCTGCCGGCGACGCGCCCGGGCCAGTCGCCGTTGATCCCGGGCGAGTCGAGGATCAGCCGGATTGGGACCTCGGCCATCACGGTGATGCGGAGGTCGGGGACGGCCTGATCGACCTGGCCGTCAACGTGCGGCATCAGCCGATGCCGGCCTGGCTGGCCGGGCCCCTCCGGGACTCGCTCGGCGACCTGGCCGCGTACCCGGATCATCGGAAGGCGACCGCTGCGGTGGCCGGGCGGCACCGCCGGGACCACGACGAGGTTCTGCTCACCGCCGGCGCAGCCCAGGCGTTCGTGCTGATCGCGCAGGCTCTCCGGGCGGCCAGGCGGCCGGTGGTCGTGCACCCGCAGTTCACCGAGCCGGAGGCGGCGCTGCGCAACGCCGGCCACACCGTCGATCGTGTGCTCCTGCGCGAGGCCGACGGCTTCCGCCTCGATCCCGCGCTCGTGCCGGACGACGCCGACCTTGTTCTTGTCGGCAACCCCACCAACCCGACCTCCGTCCTGCACCCGGCCGGCGACATCGCTGCCCTCGCCCGGCCGGGCCGCGTGCTGGTCGTCGACGAGGCCTTCGCCGACACGACGTTCCGGCCGGGTCACGACGGTGAGCCGGAGTCGCTGGCCGAGCGGCGTGACCTGCCCGGCCTGATCGTGCTGCGCAGCCTGACCAAGACCTGGGGGCTGGCCGGGCTGCGGATCGGTTACGCGCTCGGACCGGCCGATCTGCTCGCCCGGCTCGCCGCCGCGCAGCCGCTCTGGGCGGTCTCGACGCCCGCCCTGGCCGCGGCCATCGCCTGCGCGAGCCCGGCCGCCGTCGCCGCCGAACGCGAGATCGCCGCCGAGCTGGCCCGGGAGCGCGCCCACCTGGTCGCCGCCCTGGCCGGCGTGCCGGACGTCACTGTCCCGGGCGATCCGGCCGCTGCATTTGTCACCCTCCGCGTCCCCGGAGCCGATCAGGTACGCCTGGAGCTGCGCAAACGCGGCTACGCGGTACGCCGTGGCGACACCTTCCCGGGGCTGGGCGCCGATTGGCTGCGGATCGCGGTGCGCGACACTGCCACCACAGACGCGTTTGTGGCGACACTGATGGATGTGCTGAAGGAGCGACAGTGACCCTGGAGACGACCCTCGCCGCGATCGGCCCCGCCGATGAGCCGGCCATGGCCGCCGCCCGTGACCTGCAGTCCCGCCTGACCAAGCCGGCGGGTTCGCTGGGTGCCCTCGAGGAGCTGTCCGTCCGCCTGGCCGGGCTGGCCGGGGTGTGCCCGCCACCGCTGCCCGAGCCGGCCGCGATCGCGGTCTTCGCCGGGGACCACGGCGTCCACGCCCAGGGGGTCACGCCGTGGCCGCAGGAGGTCACCGCGCAGATGGTGGCCAACTTCCTCGGCGGCGGTGCGGTGATCAACGCCTTCGCGCGGCAGGTCGGCGCCTCGCTGATGGTGGTGGACGTCGGCGTCGCGATTCCGCTGCACGGCGGTGACACGCTGCTCGACGCGAACATCCGGCGCGGCACGCGGGACCTCTCCGTCGAGCCCGCGATGACCACCGACGAGGCCCGCGCGGCCGTGGAGGTCGGCATCTCGGTCGCCGGGGCGCTCATCGACGGCGGCGCGAAGTGCCTGCTCACCGGGGACATGGGCATCGCGAACACCACGCCGGCGGCGGCGCTGATCGCCGCGTTCACCGGTTCGGACGCCGCCGCGGTCACCGGCCGCGGCACCGGCATCGACGACAAGACCCACGCCCGCAAGACCGCGGTGGTCGCGGCCGCGCTGCAGCTCCACGCGCCCGATCCGGCCGACCCTCTCGTCACGCTGGCGGCCCTCGGCGGTCTCGAGCACGCCGCGCTCGCCGGCTTCCTGCTGGGCGCGGCCGAGCGCCGGGTGCCGGTGATCGTCGACGGCGTGATCGCCGCGTCCGCCGCGGTGGCCGCCGCCGCGTTTGCGCCGGACGCCGTCACCGCGATGGTCGCCGGGCACCGGTCGGCCGAGCCCGGCGCGACGGTCGCGCTCGAACACCTCGGTCTCACCCCGCTGCTCGACCTGGGCATGCGGCTCGGCGAGGGTACGGGCGCAGCACTCGCCCTGCCCCTCGTCGCCGGTGCGGTCCGCGTGCTGCGCGAGGTGGCCACGTTCGACTCGGCGGGAGTTTCGGAGAAGTGAACCTCTACCCCTTGGCGCTCAAGCTCGACGGCCGGCGGGTGCTGGTGGTCGGCGGCGGTGCCGTGGCCACGCGGCGGATGCCGGCCCTGCTCGCGTCGGGCGCCCGGGTCGACGTGGTGGCGCCCGAGCTCACCCCGGCGCTCCGGGCGTACGTGGAGGCGGGCCGGTTGACGTGTCACGAGCGCCGGTTCGTGCCGTCCGACGTGGACGGCGCCTGGCTGGTGCAGGTGGCCGTCGACGACCCGGTGGCGGCCGCCGAGGTCAGTGCGGCCGCCGAGGAGCGCGGCGTCTTCTGCGTACGCGCGGACGACCGTGACGCGGCGACTGCCTGGACCCCCGCGGTGACCCGGCACGACCAGGTGACCGTGGCGGTGACCGACGGGGGTGACCGCAAGCGGGCGCTGGCCGTCCGCGATCAGATCGCGGCCGCCCTGGAGGCCACTCCGCCGCGGCAGCAGGAGTCCCTCAAGGGTCACGTCGCGCTGGTCGGCAGCGGTCCGGGTGATCCGGAGCTGATCACCGTGAAGGGCCGCCGCCTGCTCGCCCGGGCCGACGTGGTGGTGGCCGACCGGCTCGTCCCCGGCATGCTGATCGACGAGCTGCGACCGGACGTCGAGCTGGTCGACGCGGCCAAGATCCCTTACGGCGCCTCGGTGGCGCAGGAGGAGATCAACCGCGTCATCGTCGAGAAGGCCCTGGCCGGTGCGTTTGTCGTGCGCCTCAAGGGCGGTGACCCGTTTGTCTTCGGCCGTGGCGGCGAGGAGGTCGTCGCGTGCGTGAAGGCCGGCGTGCCCGTGCTGGTGGTGCCCGGCGTGACCAGCTCGATCGCGGCGCCCGCGCTGGCCGGGATCCCGGTGACCCACCGCGGTGTGGCCCACGAGTTCACCGTCGTCTCCGGGCACGTGCCGCCGGAGAGCCCCGAGTCGCTCGTGGACTGGCCGGCGCTGGCGCGTCTGCGCGGCACCCTGGTCGTCCTGATGGGGCTCAAGAATCTCCCGAAGATCGCGGCCCGGCTGGTCGCCGAGGGGCGGGCCGCCGACACCCCGGCCGCGGTGGTGCAGGAAGGCTCGACCGACGCCCAGCGCGTCCTGCGGAGCACCCTCGGCGAGGTCGCCGCGGCAACCGCGGAGGCGGGGATCCGCCCGCCCGCGGTCGTGGTGATCGGAGACGTCGTCGCCGTGCTGGGATAGGTGCGTGACCGATGGGTAACGGACAGGCATGAGTCAGCGACCGCACATGACACTGTCCGGGATCGTGCTCGACTCCCCGGACGCCCGGGAACTGGCCGCGTTCTACCAGCGGCTGCTGGGCTGGAGTGTCGTCCAGGACGAGCCGGAGTGGGTCAAGCTGGGTGCGCCCGGCGGCGGCCCGGGACTGTCCTTCCAGACCGAGTCCGCCTACGT
Protein-coding regions in this window:
- a CDS encoding cobyrinate a,c-diamide synthase is translated as MSAHARLVVSAPSSGHGKTAIAVGLLAACNARGVPAAGFKVGPDHTDAAYLGLAAGRPGRNLDPRLVGAQRIAPLFAHGAAGSQVAVIEGAMGLFDSLTGQPEIDGTAAVAAALRAPVVLVVDVAAMGHSLAALVHGFRMFDEMVHLGGVILNRVASPRHEEMLRTALDDIGMPVLGALRRGDLPAVLPARAQGPVPVAHRTVEAVRAVRRLGEAVASSLDIDRVLALAEGAPPLPGQAWSPLDALAEASGEPPVPPENRPVIALAGGPGAPYTYVETVELLTAAGAEVAIVDPLRDETLPAGTRALMIGAALPEGYAEELSANRRLCAAVSQLAHEGRPIIAEGVGLPWLGRDFDGRPMCGVLDASAQTAAQTIAGYREATAPATSPLAPAGARITGYKQHRAIVTPRAGQVPAWTWSGGNPEGFVWRQVHASQLGLHWAGAPEIARRLVAAALAPLPGAAPRAAATGAAAPRAVASAASAPRVVAPGAAVSSAVAQGTVTLGTVTPAAVTPPDDDPGEQTLSLSAITPPSA
- a CDS encoding TIGR03086 family metal-binding protein gives rise to the protein MADRVPLDFAPPVRQVSSLLLGVTDEHLSRPTPCPDWKVGDLLDHLIGLGWAFTQTARKADPPEADGPPPEPSAANLSPDWRSRLPMVLEELVLAWQDPAAWEGTAKAGGVTMPAAAMGLVAVNEVTMHGWDLARATGQEYATDPRILEQLIEFLSQGPKEGSPGLFGPVVEIGDEADLLDQAVSLAGRDPNWRP
- a CDS encoding transglycosylase domain-containing protein, whose product is MTKTGLAKAGRIAPLVRAGLIAGIVVAGLVFPLVALAGAGAKSGADALQSMPEELIEVPSAQTTYVYANDGKTLLTTFYEEHRKPTGIGEMSPYIIKAIVASEDTRFYEHNGVDAKGVARAFVANQQAGGVSQGASTLTMQYVRMALRDGARTPKQALEATEQTTARKLREMRLAIELEKRISKDEILERYLNSAYFGHRAYGIFAAAEVFFSKKPKDLSLTEAALLAGLVKAPSAYDPATNDQSAATERRNYVIDQMLKIGSITPAQAAPAKKSKIKLKLTTPPNDCVSVPKKRNDWGFFCDYLRNWWMEQPAFGKTSQERMENLRRGGYKVVTTIDPKIQGSAMKHILDKEKKKSVYAHGEVVIEPGTGRIKAMAVNRKYSLNQKKNGEHSDRRKRDDFKGNYPNTVNPLLGGGDMAGYQAGSTFKIFTMLAALEEGMPLDTAFNAPQRYVSKYITAPGPATCGVHWCPKNSSASMSGRQTMWSGFGKSVNTYFVQLEQKVGAEKAVRMAEKLGLKWRTEIDRTLAGPDHADGWGAFTLGVSDATPIEMANVFATLGAEGKYCEPIPVRMINTRDGESLEFKGKKVAGPRCHQALRPEVAQAATDAARCVTGYGASKGSCGGWETSPMVHAVLNRPVAGKSGTTDSNRSAWFCGFTPQLAAAAFVADPDNPENTVGTSRGTISKFTVAETLKDALKGKPKAKFNPPPKEMVYGD
- the cobC gene encoding Rv2231c family pyridoxal phosphate-dependent protein CobC; this translates as MIDLAVNVRHQPMPAWLAGPLRDSLGDLAAYPDHRKATAAVAGRHRRDHDEVLLTAGAAQAFVLIAQALRAARRPVVVHPQFTEPEAALRNAGHTVDRVLLREADGFRLDPALVPDDADLVLVGNPTNPTSVLHPAGDIAALARPGRVLVVDEAFADTTFRPGHDGEPESLAERRDLPGLIVLRSLTKTWGLAGLRIGYALGPADLLARLAAAQPLWAVSTPALAAAIACASPAAVAAEREIAAELARERAHLVAALAGVPDVTVPGDPAAAFVTLRVPGADQVRLELRKRGYAVRRGDTFPGLGADWLRIAVRDTATTDAFVATLMDVLKERQ
- the cobT gene encoding nicotinate-nucleotide--dimethylbenzimidazole phosphoribosyltransferase — its product is MTLETTLAAIGPADEPAMAAARDLQSRLTKPAGSLGALEELSVRLAGLAGVCPPPLPEPAAIAVFAGDHGVHAQGVTPWPQEVTAQMVANFLGGGAVINAFARQVGASLMVVDVGVAIPLHGGDTLLDANIRRGTRDLSVEPAMTTDEARAAVEVGISVAGALIDGGAKCLLTGDMGIANTTPAAALIAAFTGSDAAAVTGRGTGIDDKTHARKTAVVAAALQLHAPDPADPLVTLAALGGLEHAALAGFLLGAAERRVPVIVDGVIAASAAVAAAAFAPDAVTAMVAGHRSAEPGATVALEHLGLTPLLDLGMRLGEGTGAALALPLVAGAVRVLREVATFDSAGVSEK
- the cobA gene encoding uroporphyrinogen-III C-methyltransferase, whose amino-acid sequence is MNLYPLALKLDGRRVLVVGGGAVATRRMPALLASGARVDVVAPELTPALRAYVEAGRLTCHERRFVPSDVDGAWLVQVAVDDPVAAAEVSAAAEERGVFCVRADDRDAATAWTPAVTRHDQVTVAVTDGGDRKRALAVRDQIAAALEATPPRQQESLKGHVALVGSGPGDPELITVKGRRLLARADVVVADRLVPGMLIDELRPDVELVDAAKIPYGASVAQEEINRVIVEKALAGAFVVRLKGGDPFVFGRGGEEVVACVKAGVPVLVVPGVTSSIAAPALAGIPVTHRGVAHEFTVVSGHVPPESPESLVDWPALARLRGTLVVLMGLKNLPKIAARLVAEGRAADTPAAVVQEGSTDAQRVLRSTLGEVAAATAEAGIRPPAVVVIGDVVAVLG